A genomic window from Gossypium hirsutum isolate 1008001.06 chromosome D10, Gossypium_hirsutum_v2.1, whole genome shotgun sequence includes:
- the LOC107963196 gene encoding disease resistance protein RPS4-like — protein sequence MGNLLFQPSVFESMINLRYIFFYFPRSWLRKEHEEYKKLHTYQDDIISLLDELRYLVWHYYPFKSLSSSYNPKNLIALELPYGKMEQLWNEVHQDLVHLRQINLFSCKNLKKIPNLLGALNLEKLACGNCESLVKLPSLAHLTSLKSLRLKGCRSLKKFPEIPNNFDTLNLSETGIKKVPDFIERLDRLQRLTLTNSMVKDVSSNISKLKSLEVLDLSGCPIVKFPTVDVRSASFRFKSLKYMHMNRCKSLKLLSELPPYLLYLNVHGCTSLKKVSFADQNLYQFDSLGDERDGVFHMLFCNCFNLNQESINNIEENAMLKIRFLAKKWAARFDCCGKIPDLSSLICCFPGNKISANKLKCQSMNSSLCLKIAPNGGGGSRFLVFVFCLVADLTHCRYISNVECICRYQLTAADGGNDGGGGGYEKLRSKISLLLFPKPEKYKDYHLFILSTADMVKEDQNYEEASFKFYIRLLDLRRRGKEYIKVERCGVHVFYVDAERCYR from the exons ATGGGTAACCTATTATTCCAACCTTCTGTTTTTGAAAGCATGATTAATCTTAGatatattttcttctattttccaCGGAGTTGGTTGAGGAAAGAGCATGAGGAGTATAAGAAGCTACATACATACCAAGATGATATTATCTCTCTTCTGGATGAGCTAAGGTATCTTGTATGGCATTATTACCCCTTCAAATCTTTATCATCAAGTTATAATCCAAAGAACCTTATTGCATTGGAATTACCATATGGAAAGATGGAACAACTTTGGAACGAAGTTCATCAg GATCTTGTTCATTTACGGCAAATTAACCTTTTCAGTTGCAAAAATTTAAAGAAGATCCCTAATTTATTAGGAGCCCTCAACCTTGAAAAACTTGCCTGTGGAAATTGCGAAAGTTTGGTTAAACTTCCTTCCCTCGCCCATTTGACATCACTTAAATCCCTTCGCCTTAAGGGATGTCGTAGTCTCAAGAAGTTTCCGGAGATCCCTAATAACTTTGATACGTTAAATTTATCAGAAACCGGAATAAAAAAGGTACCTGATTTCATTGAGCGTCTCGACAGACTTCAACGGTTGACCTTGACAAACTCAATGGTAAAAGATGTATCAAGCAATATTTCAAAGTTGAAATCCCTTGAAGTTCTAGATCTTAGTGGTTGTCCAATCGTTAAATTTCCAACTGTTGATGTGCGCTCAGCTAGCTTTAGGTTTAAAAGCCTTAAGTATATGCATATGAATCGTTGCAAGAGCCTCAAATTACTCTCAGAGCTTCCACCATATCTGCTCTACCTGAATGTCCATGGCTGCACATCATTAAAAAAAGTTTCCTTTGCAGATCAAAATTTATATCAGTTTGATTCGTTAGGTGATGAACGTGATGGTGTGTTTCACATGTTATTCTGTAATTGCTTCAACTTGAATCAAGAGTCAATTAATAACATTGAGGAAAATGCCATGCTCAAAATTCGATTCCTAGCTAAGAAATGGGCAGCGAGGTTTGATTGCTGTGGCAAGATTCCTGATTTGTCAAGTTTGATTTGTTGTTTCCCAGGAAACAAAATTTCAGCAAATAAGTTAAAGTGTCAGAGCATGAATTCTTCCTTATGTTTGAAGATAGCCCCAAATGGGGGTGGTGGGAGCagatttttggtttttgttttctgCCTTGTGGCTGATCTCACTCACTGCCGTTACATTAGTAATGTTGAATGTATTTGTAGGTACCAACTTACAGCCGCCGATGGTGGCaatgatggtggtggtggtggttatGAAAAGCTAAGAAGTAAAATAtctttgttattgtttcctaAGCCAGAGAAGTACAAGGattatcacttgtttattctatCTACCGCCGATATGGTTAAAGAAGACCAGAATTATGAGGAGGCATCATTCAAATTCTACATCAGACTTTTGGATTTAAGAAGACGAGGAAAAGAGTATATCAAGGTGGAGAGATGTGGTGTTCATGTATTTTACGTGGATGCAGAGAGATGCTACAGATGA
- the LOC121222135 gene encoding disease resistance protein RUN1-like, translating to MGGFQYLLFSRPETEYIKDVVEYVIKKLTNIGFESASEELVGIEYQKNAILKLIKQKDCRVIGLWGMGGQGKSTLAEAVYKKLSSEFESHWFLHNVREEIKKHGKESLRNKFLSELLKSNVDIGTPSIGSTLTQERLNKKKVLVVLDDVDDSDQIDYMGVQHFGYGSKTIITSRDRQVLESGGTDTIHKVKGLNKNDSLQLFSTFAFKQLNPAVGFQDLSRRFVKYTQGNPLALKVLGSDLNKRSINYWESKAEKLKDCPPEKKISEALRSSYDGLDLVEQNIFLDIACFFKGEPMERAKLILSGCYKGAECGINKLVDKCLINVSSTNFSIDYFGYSTMGPCKLLRDAIYMHDTLEEMGKDIVCQESKTLEN from the exons atgggtgggttccaatattTATTGTTTTCTAGACCTGAAACCGAGTACATTAAAGATGTTGTCGAATATGTTATAAAAAAGTTGACGAATATTGGGTTTGAAAGTGCTTCTGAAGAATTGGTTGGAATAGAATATCAGAAAAATGCGATTTTGAAGCTGATTAAGCAAAAAGACTGTCGTGTAATAGGACTTTGGGGAATGGGTGGTCAAGGCAAATCAACCCTTGCTGAGGCTGTATATAAAAAACTCTCTTCAGAGTTTGAAAGTCATTGGTTTCTTCATAATGTTAGAGAGGAAATAAAAAAACACGGGAAGGAATCTTTAcgaaataaatttctttcggaattatTGAAATCAAATGTTGATATAGGCACCCCCTCCATTGGATCCACTTTAACTCAAGAGAGACTCAACAAGAAGAAAGTACTTGTTGTCCTTGATGATGTTGATGACTCAGACCAAATAGATTATATGGGTGTTCAACATTTTGGTTATGGAAGTAAAACCATTATAACATCAAGAGATAGACAAGTGCTTGAGAGTGGAGGAACTGACACAATACATAAGGTGAAAGGGTTAAATAAGAACGATTCTCTTCAACTTTTTTCTACCTTTGCGTTTAAGCAGTTGAATCCCGCAGTCGGTTTTCAAGATCTATCCCGTAGGTTTGTAAAGTACACTCAAGGCAATCCACTTGCTCTTAAAGTTTTGGGTTCTGatttaaataaaagaagtataaattATTGGGAAAGTAAGGCGGAGAAGCTAAAGGACTGTCCcccagaaaaaaaaatttcagagGCTTTGAGAAGTAGTTATGATGGACTAGATTTAGTAGAGCAGAATATATTTCTTGACATTGCATGCTTCTTTAAAGGGGAACCCATGGAAAGAGCAAAACTTATTCTAAGTGGTTGTTATAAGGGTGCAGAGTGTGGAATAAACAAATTGGTTGACAAATGCCTGATCAATGTCTCATCTACTAATTTCTCTATTGATTATTTTGGTTATTCTACAATGGGCCCCTGTAAATTATTACGAGATGCAATTTATATGCATGATACGCTTGAAGAGATGGGAAAGGACATTGTTTGTCAAGAATCTAAAACCCTTG AGAACTGA
- the LOC107934952 gene encoding TMV resistance protein N-like — MASSSSSSTLMKYHVFLSFRGEDTRLNFTTHLLQALKDEGLDVFFDEEKLEKGEQLSQALSRAIAVSSISIIVLSADYASSKSCLLELSDIMDRYSVEQQIVLPIFYHVNPSDVENIDGSFKESFDEHEARRSVDEVKRWKTAFAEVGKLEGWHIDGSISDRPETQYIKDIVAYVMQKMKKHQVFLSLGEDTRLNFSNHLVNALEKVGINVFPDNETLKKGEKLLPTYSRAISASNLSILVLSKAYASSESCLGELSDIMDCKHNPTDKHIVLPVFYHVDPSNVRNSGGSFETSFEEHESKQPTETVQRWKIAFAEVGKLKGWHIEGGKFDR, encoded by the exons AtggcttcttcttcttcgtcttcTACTCTAATGAAGTATCATGTTTTCTTAAGCTTCAGAGGTGAAGACACGCGCCTTAATTTCACCACTCACTTACTTCAAGCTTTGAAAGACGAGGGACTTGATGTTTTCTTCGATGAAGAAAAATTGGAAAAAGGGGAGCAGCTTTCACAAGCACTTTCTCGAGCAATTGCAGTCTCAAGTATCTCAATCATCGTTTTGTCTGCAGACTATGCCTCTTCGAAATCATGCTTGCTTGAACTCTCTGACATCATGGACCGCTATAGCGTCGAACAACAAATTGTTCTTCCCATCTTTTACCATGTTAACCCCTCTGATGTGGAGAATATTGATGGGAGTTTTAAGGAATCCTTTGATGAGCATGAAGCAAGGAGGTCAGTTGATGAGGTGAAACGATGGAAAACTGCTTTTGCTGAAGTTGGTAAATTAGAAGGGTGGCATATAGATGGAAGCATCTCGGATAG GCCTGAAACCCAGTACATCAAGGATATTGTTGCGTATGTTATGCAAAAGATGAAGAAGCATCAAGTTTTCTTAAGCTTAGGTGAAGACACACGCCTCAACTTCTCCAATCACCTAGTCAATGCTTTGGAAAAAGTAGGAATTAATGTCTTCCCTGATAACGAAACACTGAAAAAAGGAGAGAAACTTCTACCAACATATTCTCGAGCAATTTCGGCCTCAAATCTCTCAATCCTCGTTTTATCTAAAGCCTATGCTTCTTCAGAATCATGCTTAGGTGAACTTTCAGACATCATGGATTGCAAGCACAATCCCACTGACAAGCATATTGTTCTTCCCGTCTTTTACCATGTTGATCCTTCCAATGTGCGAAATAGTGGTGGGAGTTTTGAGACATCCTTCGAGGAGCATGAATCAAAGCAACCAACTGAGACAGTACAACGATGGAAAATTGCTTTTGCAGAGGTCGGTAAATTAAAAGGGTGGCATATAGAAGGAGGCAAATTTGACAGGTAA
- the LOC107934976 gene encoding TMV resistance protein N-like, translated as MASSSSSSRQMKHQVFLSFIGEDTRLNFTVHLLQALKDKGLNVFFDEEKLEKGEELSHALSQAIAASYLSILVLSKDYASSQSCLAELSDIMDRKRKPTDKHIVLPIFYHVDPSDVRNIGGTFKTSFEEHESKRPIEDVKRWKAAFAEIGASKGWHIGGKSDRFETEYIKDVVEYVLKKLNSNCRSVSEELAGIDDQKKKLLVLIEQSGIHVIGLWGMSGIGKTTLADAVYKEVSPKFECSLFLQNISEKIKKQGSESLRNELLSKLLNNTPSIGYPYHERLNNKKNTSCL; from the exons ATGGcgtcttcttcatcttcttctcgtCAAATGAAGCATCAAGTTTTCTTAAGCTTCATAGGTGAAGACACGCGCCTTAACTTCACCGTTCATCTACTCCAAGCTTTGAAAGACAAGGGACTGAATGTCTTCTTCGATGAAGAAaaactagagaaaggggaggaactTTCACATGCACTTTCACAAGCAATTGCAGCCTCGTATCTCTCCATCCTCGTTTTATCTAAAGACTATGCTTCTTCACAATCATGCTTAGCTGAACTTTCTGACATCATGGATCGCAAGCGCAAGCCCACGGACAAACATATTGTTCTTCCCATCTTTTACCATGTTGATCCTTCCGATGTGCGAAATATTGGTGGGACTTTTAAGACATCCTTCGAAGAGCATGAATCAAAGAGACCAATTGAAGACGTGAAGCGATGGAAAGCCGCCTTCGCTGAAATCGGTGCATCAAAAGGGTGGCATATAGGAGGCAAATCCGATAG atTTGAAACTGAGTACATTAAAGATGTCGttgaatatgttttaaaaaagttGAATAGCAATTGTAGAAGTGTCTCTGAAGAATTGGCGGGAATAGATGATCAAAAAAAGAAGCTTTTGGTGTTGATTGAGCAATCGGGCATCCATGTAATAGGACTTTGGGGCATGAGTGGTATAGGCAAAACTACCCTTGCTGATGCTGTATATAAGGAAGTCTCTCCAAAGTTTGAATGTAGTTTGTTTCTTCAAAACATTAGTGAGAAAATAAAGAAACAGGGGAGTGAATCTTTACGAAATGAACTTCTTTCCAAACTATTAAACAATACTCCTTCCATAGGATACCCTTACCACGAGAGgctgaataataaaaaaaatacttcttgtCTTTGA
- the LOC121222593 gene encoding disease resistance protein RPP2B-like, whose translation MLHIIRKSFPPYMQNLNVQCCTSLEKVSFADQDLYQFDSLGDDLFGMLFCNCINLNQESIDNIEENAMLKIGSLAKKWAARYDWKYQREDFPRLICCFPGNKISADKFKCQRMNSSLSLKIAPNRGSGSRFLVFAICLVADLTHCHRFKYLNCICEYHLTAAGGGDSKSYISKISFFDCSEPNKYKGDHVFILSSNDMVEEDKNYEEASFKFYIIDNDDEVNEEEDYNKVERCGVHVFYVDATEKRVAGNKRSFSHDGEEGDGGLKRLK comes from the exons ATGCTGCACATCATTAGAAAAAGTTTCCCACCATATATGCAAAACTTGAATGTACAATGCTGCACATCATTAGAAAAAGTTTCCTTTGCAGATCAAGATTTATATCAGTTCGATTCGTTAGGTGATGATTTGTTTGGCATGCTATTCTGTAATTGCATCAACTTGAATCAAGAGTCAATTGATAACATTGAGGAAAATGCCATGCTCAAAATTGGATCCCTAGCTAAGAAATGGGCAGCGAGATATGATTGGAAATACCAGCGAGAAGACTTTCCAAGATTGATTTGTTGTTTCCCAGGAAACAAAATTTCAGCAGATAAGTTCAAGTGTCAGAGAATGAATTCTTCCTTGAGTTTGAAGATTGCCCCAAATAGGGGTAGTGGGAGCAGATTTTTGGTTTTTGCTATTTGCCTTGTGGCTGATCTCACTCACTGCCATCGCTTTAAATATCTTAATTGTATTTGTGAGTACCACCTTACAGCCGCCGGTGGTGGTGATTCTAAAAGCTACATAAGTAAGATATCTTTCTTCGATTGTTCTGAGCCAAATAAGTACAAGGGTGATCACGTGTTTATTCTATCTAGCAACGACATGGTTGAAGAAGACAAGAACTATGAAGAGGCATCATTTAAATTCTACATCATCGACAATGATGATGAAGTTAATGAAGAAGAAGACTATAACAAGGTGGAAAGATGTGGTGTTCATGTATTTTACGTGGATGCTACTGAAAAGAGAGTTGCTGGGAACAAAAGAAGCTTTAGCCATGATGGTGAAGAAGGGGATGGAGGACTTAAAAGATTGAAATA A
- the LOC107934954 gene encoding disease resistance protein RPP4-like, protein MSGIRNLVDKCLLDSIDCYSMHDMLEEIGKDIVRQECKEDPGKRSRLWFPEDVDQVLRYNKIENGYRNPKFLVDQVDSISLPNKLRYLCWDYFPLKTLSSFNPKNLVMLILRSGNMEQLWNENDHMNLVNLREIDVSNCKKLRKIPNLSRALNLELLDCSYCESLFELPCLNHLASRDEDKLRLEGCYSLKKFPQVPSHFCYLDLRETEIQEVPDAIKYLHKLERLLLSKSKRVSNCRFAHTKLEA, encoded by the exons ATGAGTGGAATAAGAAACTTAGTCGACAAGTGCTTACTTGATAGCATAGATTGTTATTCTATGCATGACATGCTTGAAGAGATCGGCAAGGACATTGTTCGCCAAGAATGTAAAGAAGACCCGGGAAAGCGTAGCAGGTTATGGTTTCCTGAAGACGTAGATCAAGTGCTCAGATATAATAAA ATTGAGAATGGCTATCGAAATCCGAAGTTTCTTGTAGACCAAGTTGATAGTATATCTCTTCCTAATAAGCTAAGGTACCTTTGTTGGGATTATTTTCCCCTTAAAACTTTATCAAGTTTTAATCCAAAGAATCTTGTCATGTTGATATTACGAAGCGGCAATATGGAACAACTTTGGAATGAAAATGATCATATG AATCTTGTTAATTTAAGGGAAATTGACGTCTCAAATTGCAAAAAATTAAGGAAGATACCTAATCTTTCAAGAGCCCTCAACCTTGAACTCCTTGATTGCTCTTACTGTGAAAGTTTGTTTGAACTTCCTTGCCTCAATCATTTGGCATCTCGTGATGAGGATAAGCTTCGCCTTGAAGGATGTTATAGTCTCAAGAAGTTTCCTCAGGTCCCAAGTCACTTTTGTTATTTAGATTTACGAGAAACTGAAATACAAGAAGTACCTGATGCAATTAAGTATCTCCACAAACTTGAAAGATTGTTGTTGAGCAAATCAAAG AGAGTTTCCAACTGTCGATTTGCCCACACCAAGCTTGAGGCCTAA
- the LOC107934955 gene encoding disease resistance protein RUN1-like — MGGIGKTTLADVVYGEICQNFESHLFLRNVSEKIKNVGNESLRNELFSKLLNEKGICINSPSIGHPYQERLNNKKVLVVLDDVSNPDQIEFMGVKHFGPESKIIVTSRDRQVLKNGRANHIYEVKKLNENDSLQLFSTLAFNLLNPAADFQGLSCKFVGYAQGNPLALKVLGSKLYTKSRKEWESEVDSLRQYAEPKMSHILKSSLDGLRELEKNIFLDIACFNLKEKKWIL, encoded by the coding sequence ATGGGTGGTATTGGCAAAACTACCCTTGCTGATGTTGTGTATGGTGAAATCTGCCAAAATTTTGAAAGCCACTTGTTTCTGCGAAATGTTagtgagaaaataaaaaatgtaggGAATGAATCTTTACGAAATGAACTTTTTTCCAAATTATTAAACGAAAAAGGAATTTGTATTAACAGCCCTTCCATAGGACACCCTTACCAAGAGCGGTTGAACAATAAAAAAGTACTTGTTGTCCTTGATGATGTTAGTAACCCAGATCAAATAGAATTTATGGGTGTTAAACATTTTGGTCCAGAAAGTAAAATCATTGTAACATCTAGAGATAGACAGGTACTTAAAAATGGAAGAGCTAACCACATATATGAGGTGAAGAAGTTGAATGAGAATGATTCTCTTCAACTTTTTTCTACACTTGCATTTAACTTGTTGAATCCCGCAGCTGATTTTCAAGGTCTATCATGCAAGTTTGTAGGATATGCCCAAGGTAATCCACTTGCTCTTAAAGTTTTGGGTTCTAAACTATATACAAAGTCTAGAAAAGAGTGGGAGAGCGAAGTGGATAGTCTAAGGCAATATGCCGAGCCAAAAATGTCGCATATTTTGAAGAGTAGCTTAGATGGGTTGCGTGAGCTAGAAAAGAATATATTTCTTGACATAGCATGCTTCAATTTAAAGGAGAAAAAATGGATACTGTAG
- the LOC107934956 gene encoding TMV resistance protein N, whose product MASSSSSSSSSTLMKYHVFLSFRGEDTRLNFTTHLLQALKDEGLDVFFDEEKLEKGEQLSQALSRAIAVSSISIIVLSADYASSKSCLVELSDIMDRYSVEQQIVLPIFYHVNPSDVENIDGSFKKSFDEHETRRSVDEVKQWKTAFAEVGKLEGWHIDGSISDRPETQYIKDIVAYVMQKLMKHQVFLSLGEDTRLNFSNHLVNALEKVGINVFPDNETLKKGEKLPPTYSRAISASNLSILVLSKAYASSKSCLGELSDIMDRKHNPTDKHIVLPVFYHVDPSDVRNSGGHFKTSFEEHESEQPADRVQQWKTAFAEVGKLKGWHIEGGKFDRPETEYIKDVVEYVIKKLTNIGFESASEELVGIEYQKNAILKLIEQKDCRVIGLWGMGGQGKTTLAEAVYKNFSSEFESHWFLQNVREEIKKQGKECLRNEFLSKLLKSNVDIGTPSIGSTLTQERLNKKKVLVVLDDVDDSDQIDYMGVKHFGYGSKTIITSRDRQVLESGGADTIHEVKGLNENDSLQLFSTFAFKQLNPAVGFQDLSRRFVMYTQGNPLALKVLGSDLNKRSKNYWESKVERLKDCPPEKKISEALKISYDGLDLVEQNIFLDIACFFKGEPMKRTKLILSGCYKGAVCGINKLVDKCLIDVSSPCILGASYLAYFTGRRLKLLDTISMHDTLEEMGKDIVCQESKTLGKRSRLWNLKHVEEVLKYNKGTDRIQGIKLDMSPMGNLLFQPSVFESMINLRCIFFYYPWSWLIKEGEAYKKLHTCQDDIISLPDELRYLRWDYYPFKSLSSSFNPKNLLALKLPYGNMEQLWNEVHQDLVHLREIDLFSCKNLKKIPNLLGAVNLKRLDCEKCESLVELPSLARLTSLKSLRLKGCRSLKKFPEIPNNFYELDLSETGIKEVPDFIEHLDRLHRLSLTNSMVKDVSSNISKLKSLSSLHLSGCPIVKFPTIDVPSPSLRFKSLKYMHMDRFKMHKVFAPDLLDFNLHDCMILEAVSFADQKLYQFDSSDEDYVFLMLFFNCLNLNQESTNNIEANAMLKIGSLAKKWAARYDREKRRDNFQRLICCFPGNKISANKFKCQSMNSSLSLKIAPNGGSGSRFLVFAICLVIDLTDCCRLLDCRCEYQLTAAGGGNGGGGYEKLGSVISLFKLPEPEKCMGDHVFILSSIDMVKEDQNYEEASFEFYIRNWGLEDDDVDMKVERCGVHVFYVDAESDTDDTDVIDDTDDTDGTDGTDDTNATAKRHAGN is encoded by the exons atggcttcttcttcttcttcttcttcttcttctactctaATGAAGTATCATGTTTTCTTGAGCTTCAGAGGTGAAGACACGCGCCTTAATTTCACCACTCACTTACTTCAAGCTTTGAAAGACGAGGGACTTGATGTTTTCTTCGATGAAGAAAAATTGGAAAAAGGGGAGCAGCTTTCACAAGCACTTTCTCGAGCAATTGCAGTCTCAAGTATCTCAATCATCGTTTTGTCTGCAGACTATGCCTCTTCGAAATCATGCTTGGTTGAACTCTCTGACATCATGGACCGCTATAGCGTCGAACAACAAATTGTTCTTCCCATCTTTTACCATGTTAACCCCTCTGATGTGGAGAATATTGATGGGAGTTTTAAGAAATCCTTTGACGAGCATGAAACAAGGAGGTCAGTTGATGAAGTGAAACAATGGAAAACTGCTTTTGCTGAAGTCGGTAAATTAGAAGGGTGGCATATAGATGGAAGCATCTCGGATAG ACCTGAAACCCAGTACATCAAGGATATTGTTGCGTATGTTATGCAAAAGTTGATGAAGCATCAAGTTTTCTTAAGCTTAGGTGAAGACACACGCCTCAACTTCTCCAATCACCTAGTCAATGCTTTGGAAAAAGTAGGAATTAATGTCTTCCCCGATAACGAAACACTGAAAAAAGGAGAGAAACTTCCACCAACATATTCTCGAGCAATTTCGGCCTCAAATCTCTCAATCCTCGTTTTATCTAAAGCCTATGCTTCTTCAAAATCATGCTTAGGTGAACTTTCTGACATCATGGATCGCAAGCACAATCCCACTGACAAACATATTGTTCTTCCCGTCTTTTACCATGTTGATCCTTCCGATGTGCGAAATAGTGGTGGGCATTTTAAGACATCCTTCGAAGAGCATGAATCAGAGCAACCAGCTGATAGGGTACAACAATGGAAAACTGCTTTTGCAGAGGTCGGTAAATTAAAAGGGTGGCATATAGAAGGAGGCAAATTTGACAG aCCTGAAACCGAGTACATTAAAGATGTTGTTGAATATGTTATAAAAAAGTTGACGAATATTGGGTTTGAAAGTGCTTCTGAAGAATTGGTTGGAATAGAATATCAGAAAAATGCGATTTTGAAGCTGATTGAGCAAAAGGACTGTCGTGTAATAGGACTTTGGGGAATGGGTGGTCAAGGCAAAACAACCCTTGCTGAGGCTGTATATAAAAACTTCTCTTCAGAGTTTGAAAGTCATTGGTTTCTTCAAAATGTTAGAgaggaaataaaaaaacaagggaAGGAATGTTTACGAAATGAATTTCTTTCGAAATTATTGAAGTCAAATGTTGATATAGGCACCCCCTCCATTGGATCCACTTTAACTCAAGAGAGACTCAACAAGAAGAAAGTACTTGTTGTCCTTGATGATGTTGATGACTCAGACCAAATAGATTATATGGGTGTTAAACATTTTGGTTATGGAAGTAAAACCATTATAACATCAAGAGATAGACAAGTGCTTGAGAGTGGAGGAGCTGACACAATACATGAGGTGAAAGGGTTAAATGAGAACGATTCTCTTCAACTTTTTTCTACCTTTGCGTTTAAGCAGTTGAATCCCGCAGTTGGTTTTCAAGATCTATCCCGTAGGTTTGTAATGTACACTCAAGGCAATCCACTTGCTCTTAAAGTTTTGGGTTCTGatttaaataaaagaagtaaaaattaTTGGGAAAGTAAGGTGGAGAGGCTAAAGGACTGTCCcccagaaaaaaaaatttcagagGCTTTGAAAATTAGTTATGATGGGCTAGATTTAGTAGAGCAGAATATATTTCTTGACATTGCATGCTTCTTTAAAGGGGAACCCATGAAAAGAACAAAACTTATTCTAAGTGGTTGTTATAAGGGTGCAGTGTGTGGAATAAACAAATTGGTTGACAAATGCCTGATCGATGTCTCATCTCCTTGTATTTTGGGTGCTAGTTATCTTGCTTATTTTACAGGGCGCCGCTTGAAATTACTAGATACAATTTCTATGCATGATACGCTTGAAGAGATGGGAAAGGACATTGTTTGTCAAGAATCTAAAACCCTTGGTAAGCGCAGTAGACTATGGAATCTTAAACACGTGGAAGAAGTGCTCAAATATAATAAA GGAACTGATCGAATTCAAGGAATAAAGCTAGACATGTCACCTATGGGTAACCTATTATTCCAACCTTCTGTTTTTGAAAGCATGATTAATCTTAGATGTATTTTCTTCTATTACCCTTGGAGTTGGTTGATAAAAGAGGGTGAGGCTTATAAGAAGCTACATACATGCCAAGATGATATTATATCTCTTCCGGATGAGCTAAGGTATCTTCGATGGGATTATTACCCTTTCAAATCTTTATCATCAAGTTTTAATCCAAAGAACCTTCTTGCATTGAAATTACCATATGGAAACATGGAACAACTCTGGAACGAAGTTCATCAg GATCTTGTTCATTTACGGGAAATAGACCTTTTCAGTTGCAAAAATTTAAAGAAGATCCCTAATTTATTAGGAGCCGTCAACCTTAAAAGACTTGACTGTGAAAAATGCGAAAGTTTGGTCGAACTTCCTTCCCTCGCCCGTTTGACATCACTTAAATCCCTTCGCCTTAAGGGATGTCGTAGTCTCAAGAAGTTTCCGGAGATCCCAAATAACTTTTATGAGTTAGATTTATCAGAAACCGGAATAAAAGAAGTACCTGATTTCATTGAGCATCTCGACAGACTTCATCGGTTGTCCTTGACAAACTCAATGGTAAAAGATGTATCAAGCAATATTTCAAAGTTGAAATCCCTTTCTTCTCTACATCTTAGTGGTTGTCCAATCGTTAAATTTCCGACTATTGATGTGCCTTCACCAAGCTTGAGGTTTAAAAGCCTTAAGTATATGCATATGGATCGTTTCAAGATGCACAAAGTCTTTGCACCAGATCTGCTCGACTTTAATCTACATGACTGCATGATATTAGAAGCAGTTTCCTTTGCAGATCAAAAGTTATATCAGTTTGATTCATCAGATGAGGATTATGTGTTTTTGATGCTATTCTTTAATTGTTTAAACTTGAATCAAGAGTCAACTAATAACATTGAGGCAAATGCGATGCTCAAAATTGGATCCCTAGCTAAGAAATGGGCAGCGAGATATGATAGGGAAAAACGGCGTGATAactttcaaagattgatttgttGTTTCCCAGGAAACAAAATTTCAGCAAATAAGTTCAAGTGCCAGAGCATGAATTCTTCCTTAAGTTTGAAGATAGCCCCAAATGGGGGTAGTGGGAGCAGGTTTTTGGTTTTTGCTATCTGCCTTGTGATTGATCTCACTGACTGCTGTCGATTACTTGATTGTAGATGTGAGTACCAACTTACAGCCGCTGGTGGTGGCAATGGTGGTGGTGGTTATGAAAAGCTAGGAAGTGTAATATCTTTGTTCAAGCTTCCTGAGCCAGAGAAGTGCATGGGTGATCACGTGTTTATTCTATCTAGCATCGACATGGTTAAAGAAGACCAGAATTATGAGGAGGCATCATTTGAATTCTACATCAGAAATTGGGGTCTAGAAGATGATGATGTAGACATGAAGGTGGAGAGATGTGGTGTTCATGTATTTTACGTGGATGCAGAGAGTGATACAGATGATACAGATGTTATAGATGATACAGATGATACAGATGGTACAGATGGTACAGATGATACAAATGCTACTGCAAAGAGACATGCTGGGAACTAA